TGTGGGTGCGCACGGTGGAGACGCGGATGCCCTGCTCGCAGGCGATCTCCTGGGCGCCGCGGCCCGCGCACAGCTGCGTCAACACGGCCTGCTCCGCCGGCGTCAGGCGCTTGGCACGGGCGAACATCTGCACGGTGAGCGTCTCGCAGTTGGAACGCCGGCTGCAGATGATCAGCACCGCGTCGACCCTCGCGCTGCCATGTGCCAACGGCACGAAGGCCAGCGAGAGCGTCTCGCCCTCGGGATCGAGCTCCACGATGCTGCGGCAGTCGCGCTCCGCGTCCTTCAGCGCCTGGCGCAGCTTGGCCTGCGAGGCAGGCAGCGCGGCACACAGCAGGCCATCGACCGTCCGCAGCGCGCGGCCGCCCGCCAGCTCGCGTCGCGCGGGCTGGTTGGCATGCAGGACGCGACCGCTCAGGTCGACGAGCAGCAGGCCATGGTCGATCTCGTCGAGCGCGCGCGCCAGCAGGGCGGCCTGCAGCGCATCGGACGCCGGGGCTCCGGCGCGGGCTTCGTCCTGGGGGGCGGGCAGTTCGGCAATCGTCGCGTTCATGGCACTTTCCTCATCCGTTGGAATGAGGACAAGTGTGTGAAATCGTGGCT
Above is a window of Variovorax sp. RA8 DNA encoding:
- a CDS encoding helix-turn-helix transcriptional regulator — protein: MNATIAELPAPQDEARAGAPASDALQAALLARALDEIDHGLLLVDLSGRVLHANQPARRELAGGRALRTVDGLLCAALPASQAKLRQALKDAERDCRSIVELDPEGETLSLAFVPLAHGSARVDAVLIICSRRSNCETLTVQMFARAKRLTPAEQAVLTQLCAGRGAQEIACEQGIRVSTVRTHIKNVRQKTGRGSVREIVRELSRMPQIVSSLRLAGQG